In a genomic window of Acidimicrobiales bacterium:
- a CDS encoding SigB/SigF/SigG family RNA polymerase sigma factor, which yields MPDTETLRANTAIWFEEYQRTGDREVRNRIVEAHRHIADYYVRRYERRGVPHDDLLQVSLLSIVRAAERYDPARGVEFSTFAGRTIEGELKRFFRDRTWSIRPPRRVQELHLALRRAQEEMAQTLGRSPTVKELARFCEVSQDDVLEALEASGAHQAASLDRSRTAEPDDSAGSLGDRVLAADEAGFDHVDRRDLVQGLLADLPERDRQIIEMRFFENMTQPEIAERVGVSQSYLSRVLRRTLLDLREKLAHQLPDEDLLVERSPDVV from the coding sequence ATGCCTGACACCGAGACCCTTCGGGCCAACACCGCGATCTGGTTCGAGGAGTACCAGCGCACCGGTGACCGCGAGGTCCGCAACCGCATCGTCGAGGCGCATCGCCACATCGCCGACTACTACGTGCGACGCTACGAGCGTCGCGGTGTCCCCCACGACGACCTCCTCCAGGTGTCGCTGCTGAGCATCGTGCGGGCCGCCGAGCGCTACGACCCCGCCCGCGGTGTCGAGTTCTCCACCTTCGCCGGCCGCACCATCGAAGGTGAGCTGAAGCGCTTCTTCCGGGACCGCACGTGGTCGATCCGCCCACCCCGGCGGGTGCAGGAGCTCCACCTGGCGCTCCGGCGGGCGCAGGAGGAGATGGCCCAGACCCTCGGCCGCTCACCCACCGTCAAGGAGCTGGCCCGCTTCTGCGAGGTCTCCCAGGACGACGTCCTCGAGGCCCTCGAGGCCAGCGGTGCCCACCAGGCCGCCAGCCTCGACCGCTCGCGCACCGCGGAGCCCGACGACTCGGCCGGCTCGCTCGGCGACCGGGTGCTCGCCGCCGACGAGGCCGGCTTCGACCACGTCGACCGGCGTGACCTCGTCCAGGGCCTGCTGGCCGACCTGCCCGAGCGCGACCGCCAGATCATCGAGATGCGCTTCTTCGAGAACATGACCCAGCCCGAGATCGCCGAGCGGGTCGGGGTGAGCCAGTCCTACCTCTCCCGGGTGCTGCGCCGTACCCTGCTGGACCTCCGCGAGAAGCTCGCCCACCAGCTCCCCGACGAGGACCTGCTCGTCGAGCGGAGCCCTGACGTGGTCTGA
- a CDS encoding SpoIIE family protein phosphatase, with protein sequence MAESFESDSDGTPSRRSGSTGRRQVLPMMASVRWGRRRIAGMFVGLAGTLLLTLALSTTDTPGTYRPAAWYLVMVAVAALVGGVGALAVTLVACVVGIWYTLVTPVHTFGPLGGDDLGGMLGFIVAAGAIGLLITRMEAALRERDLAVQARLKVEADARARAELDATRAELYVSELQRLRASRIVDALQEAMLPQELPVVDGFELDASYTPATPDLAVGGDWFDAFRLDDRTLALAVGDVSGHGLSAAALMAQLRNAKRAFIFEDPAPGHVLGRLNHYLYRLETGDFATVLYGLLDLPTGDFRWAVAGHPPPIFFREGSATAVEEPDARGPLLGFQPGATYGETVRRLDPSGGVLLYSDGLVERRGGHLDDGITLVADLLAGAGGDPVEGMCERLVSRLDGGHEGRDDVCQLLVRRTAAA encoded by the coding sequence GTGGCGGAGTCCTTCGAGTCGGACAGCGACGGCACCCCGTCCCGGCGATCCGGGTCGACGGGCCGCCGTCAGGTGCTTCCCATGATGGCGAGCGTCCGCTGGGGGCGCCGGCGCATCGCCGGGATGTTCGTCGGCCTGGCTGGCACCCTGCTGCTCACCCTGGCCCTGTCCACCACCGACACCCCGGGGACGTACCGCCCGGCGGCGTGGTACCTCGTGATGGTGGCCGTCGCCGCCCTCGTCGGGGGGGTCGGCGCCTTGGCGGTGACCCTCGTCGCCTGCGTGGTGGGCATCTGGTACACGCTCGTCACCCCGGTCCACACCTTCGGTCCCCTCGGAGGGGACGACCTGGGGGGGATGTTGGGGTTCATCGTCGCCGCGGGCGCCATCGGTCTGCTCATCACCCGCATGGAGGCGGCCCTGCGCGAGCGGGACCTCGCCGTGCAGGCCCGTCTGAAGGTCGAGGCCGACGCACGGGCCCGGGCCGAGCTCGACGCCACCCGCGCCGAGCTCTACGTCAGCGAGCTGCAGCGCCTCCGGGCGTCCCGCATCGTGGACGCCCTGCAGGAGGCGATGCTCCCCCAGGAGCTGCCCGTCGTGGACGGCTTCGAGCTCGACGCCTCGTACACGCCCGCGACCCCCGACCTCGCCGTCGGTGGCGACTGGTTCGACGCCTTCCGCCTCGACGACCGCACGCTCGCGCTGGCCGTCGGGGACGTCTCCGGGCACGGCCTGAGCGCCGCGGCCCTGATGGCGCAGCTCCGCAACGCCAAGCGTGCCTTCATCTTCGAGGACCCGGCACCGGGTCACGTCCTCGGACGCCTCAACCACTACCTCTACCGCCTCGAGACGGGCGACTTCGCCACCGTCCTCTACGGGCTCCTGGATCTCCCCACCGGCGACTTCCGGTGGGCCGTCGCCGGGCACCCACCCCCGATCTTCTTCCGCGAGGGCTCGGCCACCGCGGTCGAGGAACCCGACGCCCGCGGCCCGCTCCTGGGTTTCCAGCCGGGCGCCACGTACGGCGAGACCGTCCGGCGCCTCGATCCGTCCGGTGGGGTGCTGCTGTACTCCGACGGCCTCGTCGAGCGCCGAGGAGGTCATCTCGACGACGGGATCACCCTCGTCGCCGATCTGCTGGCCGGTGCCGGCGGCGACCCGGTGGAAGGAATGTGCGAGCGGCTCGTGTCCCGACTCGACGGGGGCCACGAAGGCCGCGACGACGTCTGCCAGCTGCTGGTCCGGCGGACCGCCGCCGCCTGA
- a CDS encoding ATP-binding protein, which yields MTTRAATVELTPAPQSAGLARRFVREQVRAWGVETDEDDVALMVSELVTNVGLHARTEALVSVSVRDGCLRVEVTDRSDQPVEVRPHALGAETGRGLRIVDALAADWGVQQVATGKTVWFEVPALAAAPETMAADGAAEG from the coding sequence ATGACCACGCGCGCGGCGACGGTCGAGCTCACCCCTGCGCCACAGAGCGCAGGGCTGGCTCGACGCTTCGTCCGCGAGCAGGTCCGCGCCTGGGGCGTGGAGACCGACGAGGACGACGTCGCCTTGATGGTGAGCGAGTTGGTCACCAACGTGGGCCTCCACGCCCGGACGGAGGCGCTGGTGAGTGTGTCGGTGCGTGACGGCTGCCTGCGGGTCGAGGTCACCGATCGGAGCGACCAGCCGGTGGAGGTTCGGCCCCACGCGCTGGGCGCCGAGACGGGCCGGGGCCTGCGCATCGTCGACGCCCTCGCCGCAGACTGGGGGGTGCAGCAGGTGGCCACAGGGAAGACCGTCTGGTTCGAGGTGCCCGCCCTTGCGGCGGCGCCGGAGACGATGGCGGCGGACGGTGCCGCCGAGGGCTAG
- a CDS encoding class I SAM-dependent methyltransferase: MAPASDPPPPREVVRYGPEIPTEDDLRLLGTMADKRVLVLGLHSPSACIALAQQGAKVVAVDPDQAKIERGRAAAEQAEAKAEFRQADLAGLAFLSGDSFDLVLSIYTLAGVDDLNRVFRQVHRVLKAGGALVLSLPHPAYAMLDQAEAPRLPGDPVALARPYAGIDGAATNGGAGGLEGDEARRTHPPSDAFTAMHRAKFRLDGLLEPAAATTGPRGPQWNELMRWVPPTLILRARKEGI; this comes from the coding sequence ATGGCCCCCGCGTCCGATCCCCCTCCCCCGCGCGAGGTCGTGCGCTACGGCCCCGAGATCCCCACCGAGGACGACCTGCGCCTCCTCGGCACCATGGCCGACAAGCGGGTCCTCGTCCTCGGGCTGCACAGCCCCTCGGCCTGCATCGCCCTCGCCCAGCAAGGCGCCAAGGTCGTGGCCGTCGACCCCGACCAGGCCAAGATCGAGCGGGGCCGGGCCGCCGCGGAGCAGGCCGAGGCCAAGGCCGAGTTCCGCCAGGCGGACCTGGCCGGGCTGGCCTTCCTGTCGGGGGACTCGTTCGACCTCGTGCTCAGCATCTACACCCTTGCCGGCGTCGACGACCTCAACCGCGTCTTCCGCCAGGTCCATCGGGTGCTCAAGGCCGGCGGCGCGCTCGTGCTCTCGCTGCCCCACCCCGCCTACGCCATGCTCGACCAGGCCGAGGCACCGCGCCTCCCGGGTGACCCCGTCGCGCTGGCGCGCCCTTACGCCGGGATCGACGGTGCCGCGACGAACGGCGGCGCCGGAGGTCTCGAAGGGGACGAAGCCCGCCGGACCCACCCTCCGAGCGACGCCTTCACCGCGATGCACCGCGCGAAGTTCCGCCTGGACGGCCTGCTCGAGCCGGCCGCGGCCACCACAGGCCCCCGGGGCCCGCAATGGAACGAGCTCATGCGCTGGGTCCCGCCCACCCTCATCCTCCGCGCCCGCAAAGAGGGGATCTAG
- a CDS encoding GGDEF domain-containing protein: protein MNWERLQGVWPFGGRDDDVEVLLDVTRRLLRAPTVVEANRALEDPRLERFSEDTRSLIAEEAALVVERLRERTRLAAEAESEPLTGLANRRSFTRALHAAQHGDTVVMIDLDGFKSVNDRFGHPVGDDVLVAMADCLRRTCRERDCISRFGGDEFALVLRGCDETAARDIVERLSRCWAETEPLIAFSAGVGACLPDEDPYRALDRADADLYRSKRAGRPAVLLPIEP, encoded by the coding sequence GTGAACTGGGAGCGACTGCAGGGCGTGTGGCCCTTCGGGGGTCGTGACGACGACGTCGAGGTGCTCCTCGACGTGACCCGCCGCCTCCTGCGCGCCCCGACGGTGGTCGAGGCCAACCGGGCCCTCGAGGACCCCCGTCTCGAGCGCTTCAGCGAGGACACCCGGTCGCTGATCGCCGAGGAGGCGGCGCTCGTGGTCGAGCGCCTGCGCGAGCGCACCCGTCTCGCCGCCGAGGCCGAGAGCGAGCCGCTGACCGGGCTGGCCAACCGCCGCAGCTTCACCCGGGCGCTGCACGCCGCGCAGCACGGCGACACGGTCGTGATGATCGACCTCGACGGCTTCAAGTCCGTCAACGACCGCTTCGGCCACCCGGTGGGCGACGACGTGCTGGTGGCGATGGCCGACTGCCTGCGCCGCACCTGCCGTGAGCGCGACTGCATCAGCCGCTTCGGCGGCGACGAGTTCGCGCTCGTGCTGCGGGGATGCGACGAAACCGCCGCCCGGGACATCGTCGAGCGCCTGTCGCGATGCTGGGCGGAGACCGAGCCGTTGATCGCGTTCTCGGCCGGCGTGGGTGCCTGCCTCCCCGACGAGGACCCCTACCGCGCCCTGGACCGGGCCGACGCCGACCTGTACCGCTCGAAGCGCGCCGGCCGCCCCGCCGTCCTCCTGCCCATCGAGCCGTAA
- a CDS encoding acetyl-CoA acetyltransferase, whose protein sequence is MSSHGIKDRVAIVAMGCTDFGEHWDRSADDLIIDAAGQALGGAGLTTDEVDAYWFGTATTAMSGIALSQALKLKAKPVTRLENYCATGSEALRNACYAVASGAYDSAMAIGVEKVKDGGYQGLNAPPIPTDGTQRTLTAAAMFSLVAPAYGDKYGVSEADLREVLARIAAKNHYNGARNPRAQFRREVSMETICNSPAVAGRLGLFDCAGVADGAAAAIVVRAEDAHRYTDKPLYVKALSFVAGNGSGNADPDYDYTTFPEVVQAVTDAYAQAGVTDPRAQIAMAEVHDCFTPTELVLMEDLGFCDRGTAWKEELAGTFELHGDLPVNPDGGLKSFGHPVGASGLRMHFEHWLQFRGEAPPERQITTVQDRKLGLVQNLGGYPGEMLCFASVLGPELG, encoded by the coding sequence GTGAGCTCGCACGGGATCAAGGACCGGGTGGCCATCGTGGCCATGGGGTGCACGGACTTCGGCGAGCACTGGGACCGCAGCGCCGACGACCTCATCATCGACGCCGCCGGCCAGGCCCTCGGGGGCGCCGGCCTCACCACCGACGAGGTGGACGCCTACTGGTTCGGGACGGCCACCACCGCCATGAGCGGCATCGCCCTTTCCCAGGCCCTCAAGCTGAAGGCCAAGCCGGTCACCCGCCTCGAGAACTACTGCGCCACCGGGTCCGAGGCGCTGCGCAACGCCTGCTACGCGGTGGCGTCGGGCGCCTACGACTCGGCCATGGCCATCGGCGTCGAGAAGGTGAAGGACGGCGGGTACCAGGGCCTCAACGCCCCACCCATCCCCACCGACGGGACCCAGCGCACCCTCACCGCGGCCGCGATGTTCAGCCTCGTGGCTCCCGCCTACGGTGACAAGTACGGCGTCAGCGAGGCCGACCTGCGCGAGGTGCTGGCCCGCATCGCCGCGAAGAACCACTACAACGGCGCCCGCAACCCCCGCGCCCAGTTCCGTCGCGAGGTCTCGATGGAGACCATCTGCAACTCCCCTGCGGTCGCCGGTCGCCTCGGCCTGTTCGACTGCGCCGGCGTGGCCGACGGTGCCGCCGCCGCGATCGTGGTGCGGGCCGAGGACGCCCACCGCTACACCGACAAGCCGCTCTACGTGAAGGCGCTGTCGTTCGTGGCCGGCAACGGCAGCGGCAACGCCGACCCCGACTACGACTACACGACCTTCCCCGAGGTGGTGCAGGCCGTCACCGACGCGTACGCCCAGGCCGGCGTCACCGACCCCCGCGCCCAGATCGCGATGGCCGAGGTGCACGACTGCTTCACCCCCACCGAGCTCGTCCTCATGGAGGACCTCGGCTTCTGCGACCGCGGCACCGCCTGGAAGGAGGAGCTCGCCGGCACCTTCGAGCTCCACGGCGACCTGCCCGTCAACCCCGACGGCGGCCTGAAGAGCTTCGGCCACCCCGTCGGCGCCTCGGGACTGCGCATGCACTTCGAGCACTGGCTCCAGTTCCGGGGCGAGGCGCCGCCCGAGCGCCAGATCACGACGGTGCAGGACCGCAAGCTGGGCCTCGTCCAGAACCTCGGCGGCTACCCCGGCGAGATGCTCTGCTTCGCCTCCGTCCTCGGCCCCGAGCTCGGCTGA
- a CDS encoding OB-fold domain-containing protein, whose product MRGILSAAAYVPYRRLDRAEIRATFGKGGGRGQRTVASYDEDATTLAVEAARLALRGAPAAEPDALWFATTSPPYLDKTNATAIHAALRLDRTVPAFDALGSSRSATGALAAALRGGGTTLVASADLRSGAPTSADEAAGGDAGAALVVGDGTDDPDQAGATVLAEHLGGASLTEEFLDRWRTPGAANSKTWEERFGESVYVPLGRDAWDLALKDAGVSAEQVDRVAVVGTHGRANKAVARKLGVGETAIVDDFSATIGATGAAAAGLALTALLETAEPGQRLALISLADGADVFVFRATEALGAWAPARSVAAQVAAGAPVAYGTFLSWRGEVAVQPPNRPEPQRAAAPPSARRGEWKFGFVGSRDPSGALSLPPARISYADGTLDEGTPAPMADVAATIVTFTIDHLAYSPSPPIVFAVVDFDGGGRFPVELTDVDASTLAIGDRVEMTFRRLTTSDGVHNYFWKARPIRDGAAGKGASS is encoded by the coding sequence ATGCGAGGGATCCTCAGCGCCGCCGCCTACGTGCCCTACCGCCGCCTCGACCGGGCCGAGATCCGGGCCACCTTCGGCAAGGGTGGAGGCCGTGGCCAGCGGACGGTCGCGTCCTACGACGAGGACGCCACCACACTCGCGGTCGAGGCCGCCCGCCTGGCCCTGCGGGGCGCGCCCGCGGCGGAGCCGGACGCGCTGTGGTTCGCCACCACCTCCCCGCCGTACCTCGACAAGACCAACGCCACCGCCATCCACGCCGCCCTCCGCCTCGACCGCACGGTGCCCGCGTTCGACGCCCTCGGCTCGAGCCGGTCGGCCACGGGCGCCCTCGCCGCCGCACTCCGCGGCGGCGGGACCACCCTCGTGGCCAGCGCCGACCTCCGCTCCGGGGCACCCACCAGCGCGGACGAGGCCGCCGGCGGCGACGCCGGCGCGGCCCTGGTGGTGGGCGACGGGACCGACGACCCGGACCAGGCCGGCGCCACGGTCCTGGCCGAGCACCTCGGCGGGGCGTCGCTCACCGAGGAGTTCCTCGACCGCTGGCGTACGCCGGGGGCGGCCAACTCGAAGACCTGGGAGGAGCGCTTCGGCGAGTCCGTCTACGTCCCGTTGGGCCGCGACGCCTGGGACCTCGCCCTGAAGGACGCCGGCGTGAGCGCCGAGCAGGTGGACCGCGTGGCCGTCGTCGGCACGCACGGCCGGGCCAACAAGGCGGTCGCCCGCAAGTTGGGCGTCGGCGAGACCGCCATCGTCGACGACTTCTCGGCCACCATCGGCGCCACGGGCGCCGCCGCCGCCGGCCTCGCGCTCACCGCCCTGCTCGAGACCGCCGAGCCCGGCCAGCGGCTGGCCCTCATCTCGCTGGCCGACGGTGCCGACGTCTTCGTCTTCCGCGCCACCGAGGCGCTCGGCGCGTGGGCCCCCGCCCGATCGGTGGCCGCACAGGTCGCCGCCGGCGCCCCCGTGGCCTACGGCACCTTCCTCTCGTGGCGGGGGGAGGTGGCGGTGCAGCCGCCGAACCGGCCGGAGCCCCAACGGGCGGCGGCCCCGCCCTCGGCTCGGCGCGGCGAGTGGAAGTTCGGCTTCGTGGGCTCGCGCGACCCCTCGGGGGCGCTGAGCCTGCCCCCGGCCCGGATCTCCTACGCCGACGGCACCCTCGACGAGGGCACGCCGGCGCCGATGGCCGACGTCGCGGCCACCATCGTCACCTTCACCATCGATCACCTGGCCTACTCGCCCAGCCCGCCCATCGTGTTCGCGGTGGTGGACTTCGACGGTGGGGGCCGGTTCCCGGTCGAGCTCACCGACGTGGATGCGTCCACGCTGGCCATCGGCGACCGCGTCGAGATGACCTTCCGCCGCCTCACCACCAGCGACGGCGTCCACAACTACTTCTGGAAGGCCCGCCCCATCCGGGACGGCGCCGCAGGCAAGGGGGCCTCCTCGTGA
- a CDS encoding sulfatase, with the protein MRPRSGLVPTSVVAAVASLLVAATLAACSGSGSEGGTEEGGADRPNIVFIVADDMAVSDLVAMPELQRWMGEEGTAFERFYVSVSLCCPSRTTMLRGQYAHNTGVESNEGTNGGFPVVYERDLETSTIATWLEAEGYRTGLFGKYLNLYPNGVSPSYVPPGWGTWFSPVGTSEAGFDYLVNDDGRLVAFGDEPEDYAPAVYVDRVAALAEQAEAADEPFFAWLAVDAPHEPAAPAPQDVGAHDDEVAPRGEAFDRVDPSAPAWVRDLPPLTEAQLEEIDDRHRDRLASLRSLDRELARLADLLDERGQLDDTYVVFTSDNGFHLGQHRLKAGKQSAYEEDVRVPFLVRGPGVAQGAVSEALVANVDVAPTFAALAGAEAPDFVDGRSLVGLWHGDAEADAGSGRTAVLLEHWPPVGQDFSEFLAQEASSSVGTPAAAAAPGSTGGSEGSSEGSNESEGGGGDGNGDAPVRREGPAPYEYVGVRTDRYTYVEYVTGEIELYDNVTDPAQIRNIAASADPALLERLAALVDELEGCAGESCRSAEAVEIP; encoded by the coding sequence GTGAGGCCTCGTTCGGGCCTGGTCCCCACGTCGGTCGTCGCCGCCGTCGCGTCGTTGCTCGTGGCGGCGACCCTTGCGGCCTGTTCCGGCTCGGGCTCGGAGGGAGGCACCGAGGAGGGCGGCGCCGATCGGCCCAACATCGTGTTCATCGTCGCCGACGACATGGCCGTGTCCGACCTCGTGGCCATGCCCGAGCTCCAGCGCTGGATGGGCGAGGAGGGGACGGCGTTCGAGCGGTTCTACGTCAGCGTGTCGCTCTGCTGCCCGTCGCGCACGACGATGCTGCGGGGCCAGTACGCCCACAACACCGGCGTCGAGAGCAACGAGGGGACCAACGGCGGCTTCCCCGTGGTCTACGAGCGCGACCTCGAGACCTCGACCATCGCCACCTGGCTCGAGGCCGAGGGCTACCGCACCGGCCTGTTCGGCAAGTACCTGAACCTCTACCCGAACGGGGTGTCGCCGAGCTACGTGCCGCCGGGGTGGGGGACGTGGTTCAGCCCGGTGGGGACCTCCGAGGCCGGGTTCGACTACCTCGTGAACGACGACGGGCGACTGGTCGCCTTCGGTGACGAGCCCGAGGACTACGCACCCGCGGTCTACGTCGACCGGGTGGCGGCGCTGGCCGAGCAGGCCGAAGCGGCCGACGAACCCTTCTTCGCTTGGCTGGCGGTCGACGCCCCCCACGAGCCGGCCGCCCCCGCGCCCCAGGACGTGGGCGCTCACGACGACGAGGTCGCACCGCGGGGCGAGGCCTTCGATCGCGTGGACCCGTCGGCGCCGGCGTGGGTGCGCGACCTCCCGCCCCTCACCGAGGCGCAGCTCGAGGAGATCGACGACCGCCACCGGGACCGCCTCGCGTCGCTGCGATCGCTGGACCGCGAGCTGGCCCGCCTCGCCGACCTGCTCGACGAGCGCGGCCAGCTCGACGACACGTACGTGGTCTTCACCTCCGACAACGGGTTCCACCTCGGCCAGCACCGGCTGAAGGCGGGCAAGCAGTCCGCCTACGAAGAGGACGTGCGGGTGCCGTTCCTGGTCCGGGGCCCCGGGGTGGCGCAGGGCGCGGTCTCGGAAGCGCTCGTGGCCAACGTCGACGTCGCGCCGACGTTCGCCGCGCTCGCCGGTGCGGAGGCGCCGGACTTCGTGGACGGCCGCTCGCTGGTCGGACTCTGGCACGGCGACGCCGAAGCCGACGCCGGATCGGGCCGGACGGCCGTGCTGCTCGAGCACTGGCCGCCGGTCGGCCAGGACTTCAGCGAGTTCCTCGCCCAGGAAGCGAGCAGCTCGGTCGGGACGCCCGCCGCGGCGGCTGCCCCTGGCTCGACCGGGGGGAGCGAGGGAAGCAGCGAGGGAAGCAACGAGAGCGAGGGGGGCGGCGGCGACGGGAACGGTGACGCGCCCGTCCGGCGCGAGGGCCCGGCACCGTACGAGTACGTGGGCGTGCGCACCGATCGCTACACCTACGTCGAGTACGTCACGGGCGAGATCGAGCTCTACGACAACGTCACCGACCCTGCCCAGATCCGCAACATCGCCGCCTCCGCCGACCCGGCGCTCCTCGAGCGCCTGGCTGCACTGGTGGACGAGCTCGAGGGCTGCGCCGGCGAGTCCTGCCGGTCGGCCGAGGCGGTGGAGATCCCGTGA
- a CDS encoding CoA transferase — MQALPFATQLLARLGADVVKVEHPTQGESGRGAHPAMADPEGRPVGATFLRNNLGKRSVGIDLKAPEGRALFLDLVPHFDVVAENFKAGTMDRLGLSYAEVAERHPGIVYVSVSGFGNAASPEGAHSPYREWPAYASVVEAMSGVYEWARRPGEPPRPNPVGALGDISSALFAVIGVLAALRERDRTGLGQQVDVAMLDSLLAMTDVVTNMWSLGVRPDNPMQLILEAFAASDGYVVVQVVREHQFERLAELIGHPEWVADPRFATRAGWVAHLDDTIRPALEAWLADRTRAEATAELSAAGIAAGICATAPEVIADEHVAVRHMLVRMERTDGVAEPVLVPGNPVKMSRLADPPEAPGTRVPWVGEHTASVLRDELGLDDAAVARLRDAGVITP; from the coding sequence ATGCAGGCGCTCCCCTTCGCCACCCAGCTGCTCGCCCGCCTCGGCGCGGATGTCGTGAAGGTCGAGCACCCCACGCAAGGCGAGTCGGGACGGGGAGCGCACCCCGCCATGGCCGACCCCGAGGGTCGCCCGGTGGGCGCCACCTTCCTGCGCAACAACCTGGGGAAGCGCAGCGTGGGCATCGACCTCAAGGCGCCCGAGGGTCGGGCCCTCTTCCTCGATCTCGTGCCCCACTTCGACGTGGTGGCCGAGAACTTCAAGGCGGGCACCATGGACCGCCTCGGCCTTTCCTATGCCGAGGTGGCCGAGCGCCATCCCGGCATCGTCTACGTGTCGGTGTCGGGCTTCGGCAACGCCGCGTCGCCCGAGGGGGCGCACAGCCCGTACCGCGAGTGGCCCGCCTACGCCTCGGTGGTCGAGGCCATGTCGGGGGTGTACGAGTGGGCCCGGCGCCCGGGCGAGCCGCCCCGTCCCAACCCCGTCGGCGCCCTCGGCGACATCAGCTCGGCGCTCTTCGCGGTGATCGGCGTGCTCGCCGCGCTCCGCGAGCGCGACCGCACCGGCCTCGGGCAGCAGGTCGACGTCGCCATGCTCGACTCGCTGCTGGCCATGACCGACGTCGTCACCAACATGTGGTCGCTCGGCGTGCGTCCCGACAACCCGATGCAGCTCATCCTGGAGGCCTTCGCGGCGTCGGACGGGTACGTGGTCGTCCAGGTCGTCCGCGAGCACCAGTTCGAGCGCCTGGCCGAGCTGATCGGCCACCCCGAATGGGTCGCCGACCCCCGCTTCGCCACCCGGGCGGGATGGGTGGCCCACCTGGACGACACCATCCGGCCCGCGCTCGAGGCCTGGCTCGCCGACCGCACCCGGGCCGAGGCCACCGCCGAGCTCAGCGCCGCCGGCATCGCCGCCGGCATCTGCGCCACCGCCCCCGAGGTGATCGCCGACGAGCACGTCGCGGTCCGCCACATGCTGGTGCGGATGGAGCGCACCGACGGTGTGGCCGAGCCGGTCCTCGTCCCGGGCAATCCCGTGAAGATGTCCCGCCTGGCCGACCCGCCCGAGGCGCCCGGCACCCGGGTGCCGTGGGTGGGGGAGCACACCGCATCGGTCCTGCGCGACGAACTGGGCCTCGACGACGCCGCGGTGGCCCGCCTCCGCGACGCCGGGGTGATCACGCCGTGA
- a CDS encoding cytochrome c, which yields MSPQRRDEPDRSWVVWAVVGAVTLAACVLVVVLIGGGADSPGEPTAEEVDGAALYEQHCANCHAVDGAGAIGPQLGNGRVVERFPDVEDEIAVIDTGRVDLGMPPFGQTLTEEQIEAVAQYTRRL from the coding sequence GTGAGCCCGCAGCGCCGTGACGAGCCCGACCGATCGTGGGTGGTGTGGGCCGTCGTGGGCGCGGTCACGCTGGCGGCCTGCGTGCTGGTCGTCGTCCTGATCGGCGGCGGGGCCGATTCGCCGGGCGAGCCGACCGCGGAAGAGGTCGACGGCGCCGCGCTTTACGAGCAGCACTGCGCCAACTGCCACGCCGTCGACGGCGCCGGCGCCATCGGCCCGCAGCTCGGCAACGGCCGGGTGGTCGAGCGCTTCCCCGACGTCGAGGACGAGATCGCGGTGATCGACACCGGGCGGGTGGATCTGGGCATGCCGCCGTTCGGCCAGACCCTCACCGAGGAGCAGATCGAGGCCGTGGCGCAGTACACGCGCCGGCTCTGA